AACCGATGTATTCCCAACACTACATTTCAGAATCACTTCATCACCATCTTCAATAAGGATTGCATTATTATCCACTTCAATTCTATATTCTGCTATACTACAATTATCTGAGGCTAATGGTCTTACAAAAGAGAATGTGGCTAAAGAATCAGTACTTGACCTATCTAGGTCTTGGTCAGAAGGAACCTCTATAATGGTTGGTGATGTGTTATCTTGAATTGTCACAGTACATATACACGACGATGACAACCCCAAAACATCAGTCGTTACTACTTCTATTTGGTGTGTACCGATATCATTACAGTCAAAAAATGTTTTTGAAAGTTTTGTATCCATAACTTTCAAATCATCAAAAATATTAAGGTTCAACTGGCTTGCATCTATCTCTACAGTACCATCTTCAGACAAGTTTATTGTTGTTGCTTCGCAATTAAGCTCCGGAACCTGATTGTATGGTTTAAAATTATCCACTTCATATATCATTCCCTCTCCCCCAATATAAAGGCTGAAAGTACTGTCATTTTCTGATGACGGTGCAAATGCTAATCCTCCTGAATTCTCAAGTTGAAGTGCATCTGTCAAAACTGAAACTTTGTCTTCCAACAAAGAAAACTCATACAAAGATGAGTTGACAGCAAGGTATACAGCCTCCCCCATTGGGTCTACTGCAATTTTTGAGTTGCTGTTTGGTATATTGAACTCATACAGTTGACTAATCGTTGGTGTACCATTCAGATCGACTTCATACAGCCCTTTCGCATAAAGCATTAGGTACAGTTTATTGTAGATTTTGGAGTAAGTCAAACCTTCTGCAATTGCCCTTGGAATAGTCGCAATATGGTCTACTTGATTTTGCTTGATATCATACCTAAATAACTTGTCAATGGCATATTCCCCTTCCGTAAAGAAAACATACTGGTTGTCTTCATCAGCAGCCATACCAACGCCATCACCTATATAATTACCAATTTCACTATATGTCAAAATAGTTTCAGATACCCCCGACTGATCGCAACGTATCATTTTACCATAACCTGTATGGTTGCCTACACTGTACAACACACCATCCACCATTGTCACTTCTGATTCCTTATAATCATACTTTCCTGAGGCTTTTTTTGCCCAGTTGTCTACGATCAGTTTTGGAGTTCCTCCAACTTCCAACCTATATAAATCACCATCATAACTGTTATTGACAAACAACAAGTTTTTTGAAGTTCTATCATATACAAGACCTGTTGCCACCAAATCTTCACTTGGCAAATCCGTATATACTTTCACAGTATGAATGTTTTGACCATTCACGACTAATGGTACCAAAACAATGGAATAAATCAGTAGTGTAATTTTCTTCATAGCCTGCTGTTGATTGTGATTGATATCAAAAAAATGAATTAGGTATAAGAGGAGAGCCATAAAAGCTATTTCATGGTATTCAGTACTGATGTTTCAACATGTATAGCTCTTACGCTAGTGTCTTCACAATGTTATTTATTGCTATGCGACATCTTTTGTTAATTTGAAGGAATCCCTAAAGCTGAAATGAAATCGGCATAAAACATAACATAATACAGGTATGGACTTTCTTATTGAAAAAGCAACAGCTGCTGATACCCAAGCCATTTGTCATGTGGTGACTACAGTCTTATTAGAATACAATTTAAAGCCTGACTTCAATTCGACTGATCAAGACCTTTTAGACATTCCAGCTTTTTATCTGAATAACAACGGATATTTTGGTATAATCAGAAACCTTGACTGTAAAGTAGTGGGCACTTTTGGGTTATTTGCCATTTCTGAAGACATCTGTGAAGTAAGAAAAATGTATTTACTCCCAGAAGCTCGAAAAATGGGATTGGGACAAAAAATGTTACAAATACTATTGGATGAAGCCAAAAAACGTCATTTCAAAAAAGTCCAACTAGAAACAGCTTCTGTGCTAAAAGAAGCAATTGGACTTTACAAAAAGTTTGGTTTTAAGGAAATACAACCCACACATTTGGCAAGTAGATGTGATCAAGCTTTTGAGTTAGAATTGACATAGGAAATGATTTCAGAAATCTCTCTGCTTTCTCAGAAAAGTCCTAGCGTTGAATTGATCGCTTCATCCCTTAACCTACCTTGATTATTGGTCATCAACTTCTCTTTAAGATCTTTTTTCTTAACACCTTGTTTGACCATTTCTTCCTTTTTGTCAGCGATCATACGTTTGTAATCTAACTGTTCCTGTTTAACTTTTGCCTGCATCTTTCGATACTGTTCTTTTGAAAGTATCTTTTTCATTGACTGTTTCCGATGTTTTGAAAGCTTTTCAACTTCATCTAACTGATCCTCCCAAGATACATCCATTTCTTTTATTTCCTCAATCTGTTGTACCAAGTCTTCATTATGTTCTTGTAATTCCTGTTCCTGAGTAGGTGAAAGTTCAAGATTATCGTCAATCCATGATGCCTGTACCTCAAGCCTGCTGTACGTTGTTGCCATATACGTCATTCCTTTTCCTCCCCTAGTTGTCTGCCCCACAACATACTCCTGTAAACCAAAAAACAAGAAGCCTATCAAGCCTATTATCATCTTTCTTCCTAGCATATCTAAATATTATTTGAACAGATCAAACTGATATTATTTACATAAGGGAAGATGAATCGAATTAATTCACACCAAACCATATAAAAAGCCTCAAACACATTATGTATTTGAGGCTTTACTTTATAGGAAAATCATTTTCACTTGATTGTAACATCTTTATTTCCAATCAATATCGGCTCATTAAAACGTGTTTCCTCATCACTATTTTCTAGTTTTAAAACCCCTCTTGGACAAACAGAAGCACATATTCCACACCCAACACACGAAGCCCGTACAATATTCTGCCCTCGTTGGGCATACCATCTCACATCAATTCCCATCTCACAGTATGTTGAACAGTTTCCGCAAGAGATACATTGTCCTCCATTTGTTGTAATCCGAAACCTCGACTTAAAACGCTGTACCAACCCTAAATATGCTGCCAATGGACAACCAAAACGACACCATACACGGTTTCCCATCAAGGGGTAAAAACCTGTACCCACTACTCCGGCAAATACAGACCCTATCAAAAAGCCATACCAAGAGCGAATGTCATAGGTGCTGATTCCCAAAAATTGACTGCTACTGGTAAAGTATGTATACAATACGCCAATGGTCATGATTACAGCAAAAACCAGTACACTATGTATCAGCCACCTCTCCACTTTCCATGCTTTCAATGATTTATCTGACAGCTGTCGGTATGGATCTCCTAATGTTTCTGCCAATCCACCACAACCACAAACCCACGAACAGTACCACCTTTTACCGAAGAAGTACACCAAAACAGGAACTGCTATCACAATTAGTGCAATCCCCCATACCAGCATAAACATACCTAAAGCCCCACTTTCAATCAGTTTGTCTAATTCATACTCAAAGAAGAAGTCATAATCTAGCGGCCATATATTCTTGAAATCAAAGTAAGGTTGATTCAACCTGACCAATATTTCTGGAATCAGAAACGCAAAAGCTGTCTGGAAAAACATTACAGACAAGGTCCGAACTAAATGGTAATTACTGTGCCGCCACTTAACCATCATCCTAATCCCCATGACCAATACGCATAAAGTATACAGCCAACCATAGAGGAAAAAATAGCCTGCTTCACTTCCTTTCAGGAAAAAACTGATCGGGTCAACCATCGTTACCCAAGCAGTCATATGTTGTGGGAAGAAGTATAGTATAATGTAAAAACCAATCAGGAATGTTCCTGTCAAGACTCCAATCCATCCTCTATGCATCATGCTACTGAAATGAATCCGATCATTAGAGATACCCTCTGTTGTTTGAGATCTTGCATAGAAATAAAGTAAGGCACCAACTATAGCCAAACCATAAGTAAAAAGAAGGAAAAGCACTGGATGATCCTTAACAGTTCCTACAGTGGCTTCCTTAGCTAAGCTATACTTTAGGCTTTTAGTACGATACTCATCGAAGCCTTTATCCCTAACAATTCCCTGATTAATGTTCAGTATATTCTGATTGAGGTCATTTAGCAGTTGCTCTTTTGAATTGTAACTACGGCCATCCATCCAACCGCCATATGCCCTCAATTGAGATGATTTAAAAACAGCCTGTTCTCCTTCCTCCAAAGCGGATATTGCTTTCTCAATAGAAAATTCGACTGGAAATGGCGTTCCTTGTGAAAGAACGATCTTCTCCTTTTCAGTTTCTGAAATTCCAAAATCCTTTAAAATTTGCGCATTAGCTTGATGAATAGTTTTTTCTAATTCTTGGGAAAAGGAGAAACTACTCCCAAAACGCTTTTCAAGTATTGGAGCGGCTACACTTTTCAACAAGCTTTCTCTTCCTTTATCACCTAACTGCTGTTCTATTCCAGCTTCAGTCAACTGAAAATCCACCAGAAAAAAGCTTGCTAGAAAAACAGCAAAACCAGCCAAAAATATTCCTAATCCTGCTTTTTCAACTAAAGACCTCATATCACAGAATATCATTTAAGTTTAGGGTTCAAACTCATCTGATCAGAGCTTGACACCTATCATCAGTACATCATCAAGTTGTGGGGCACTTCCTTTCCACTCTTCAAAAAGTGATTCCAATGCATTTCCATATTGATCTAATGGCTTACCATTCATCTGCTCAAAAGATGCCTGAAGCCTTTTGGTCATAAACCTTCTACCTGTCTGTTCACCAATCTGGTCCTGAAACCCATCTGAGAATATATGCAGAGAATCACCATGCTTGCAGACTCCTTCCACCAATTCATAGCTGATCTTTTTCCGCTTCTCATACTGAATACCTCCAACAGGTATCCTTGTACCTTTCAATTGCTGAACTTTGCCATCAGAAATCACAAAAAGCGGTCGGTTAGCGCCTGCAAAAGCATATGTTCTATTAACAATGTCTACCTTCAGTAAAGCGATATCCATTCCATCATTTGACATCTTTCCTGCATCTTCTTGATGCAATGCTTTTACCACATTACGGTGAAGTGTCTCCAAAATCAAGTGAGGCTCAAAGAGTTTTTGAGTCCTGACAATATCATTCAATAAAAAATGTCCTATGATCGACAGCAATGCTCCTGGCACGCCATGTCCTGTACAATCCACTGCCGCCATCAACACCTCACTTGTACCCGGAATACTATATACCCAAGGAAAATCACCACTGACCCTGTCTTTACTCTTATAAAACAAATAGCTTTCAGGAAAGATACGTTTCAAGCTTAACTCATCTGTTACTAGGGAGCGTTGAATACGTTCTGCATAATTGATACTGTTCAGAATAGATTTGTTTTTCGACTCCACTATTCCATAATAACTTAGCAGTTCTTCCTTATTTTTCTCATCCTCAATTATGAGTTTTCGAAGAAAGTAGTACAATACCATCCAAATCACCAACATGCTTGCTAAAGAGACCAGTATCTCCTCAATCAGAAGGTGTAGTGCACTTTCCATAAACGCATCAAAGCGTTCATCAACTTCAACTACAGCAACCGTTTCACCCCTACTATTCTTCAATGGCGCAAAGGCTGAGATCCATGTTCCATTCTCAGAAGAATATTTACTGATCTGCCCTCCATTGTCATAATCTTTCAGTAAAATTTCAGGAAACTCCTTATAGGAATGCCTAAATGCAGGGTCTTCTGATGAAGTAACTATAAATTCAAAATGATCTCCAGCCTTGACCAAGGTATAGATCGCAGTGGTCAAATGGTTTGATTCTTTAATGTACTTCAGTTGTTCGTGCAAATGCTTATATGCTCCATTTTGAGCAGTCTCCCTGATA
This portion of the Limibacter armeniacum genome encodes:
- a CDS encoding PP2C family protein-serine/threonine phosphatase translates to MTKTISTKVLGRRIMIAVFLGLLLLTSYFTYKNYLTRINTSEQQLLSRLESIAWLAAYKLDGNLHSSVSSTFKQKDDIRETAQNGAYKHLHEQLKYIKESNHLTTAIYTLVKAGDHFEFIVTSSEDPAFRHSYKEFPEILLKDYDNGGQISKYSSENGTWISAFAPLKNSRGETVAVVEVDERFDAFMESALHLLIEEILVSLASMLVIWMVLYYFLRKLIIEDEKNKEELLSYYGIVESKNKSILNSINYAERIQRSLVTDELSLKRIFPESYLFYKSKDRVSGDFPWVYSIPGTSEVLMAAVDCTGHGVPGALLSIIGHFLLNDIVRTQKLFEPHLILETLHRNVVKALHQEDAGKMSNDGMDIALLKVDIVNRTYAFAGANRPLFVISDGKVQQLKGTRIPVGGIQYEKRKKISYELVEGVCKHGDSLHIFSDGFQDQIGEQTGRRFMTKRLQASFEQMNGKPLDQYGNALESLFEEWKGSAPQLDDVLMIGVKL
- a CDS encoding 4Fe-4S binding protein produces the protein MRSLVEKAGLGIFLAGFAVFLASFFLVDFQLTEAGIEQQLGDKGRESLLKSVAAPILEKRFGSSFSFSQELEKTIHQANAQILKDFGISETEKEKIVLSQGTPFPVEFSIEKAISALEEGEQAVFKSSQLRAYGGWMDGRSYNSKEQLLNDLNQNILNINQGIVRDKGFDEYRTKSLKYSLAKEATVGTVKDHPVLFLLFTYGLAIVGALLYFYARSQTTEGISNDRIHFSSMMHRGWIGVLTGTFLIGFYIILYFFPQHMTAWVTMVDPISFFLKGSEAGYFFLYGWLYTLCVLVMGIRMMVKWRHSNYHLVRTLSVMFFQTAFAFLIPEILVRLNQPYFDFKNIWPLDYDFFFEYELDKLIESGALGMFMLVWGIALIVIAVPVLVYFFGKRWYCSWVCGCGGLAETLGDPYRQLSDKSLKAWKVERWLIHSVLVFAVIMTIGVLYTYFTSSSQFLGISTYDIRSWYGFLIGSVFAGVVGTGFYPLMGNRVWCRFGCPLAAYLGLVQRFKSRFRITTNGGQCISCGNCSTYCEMGIDVRWYAQRGQNIVRASCVGCGICASVCPRGVLKLENSDEETRFNEPILIGNKDVTIK
- a CDS encoding GNAT family N-acetyltransferase, which gives rise to MDFLIEKATAADTQAICHVVTTVLLEYNLKPDFNSTDQDLLDIPAFYLNNNGYFGIIRNLDCKVVGTFGLFAISEDICEVRKMYLLPEARKMGLGQKMLQILLDEAKKRHFKKVQLETASVLKEAIGLYKKFGFKEIQPTHLASRCDQAFELELT